GGCGGCGTTCCGATGAGGGGGCTCTTGAGGGCGCCGCATTACTTGCCTTGGAACTCCGGCGGCCGCTTGGCCACAAACGCCGCCATCCCTTCCTTCTGATCCTGCGTCGCAAACGCCGCATGGAACACCCGGCGCTCGAAGCGCACGCCTTCAGTCAGGTTCACTTCGAACGCGCGGTTGACGCTTTCCTTGACCATCATCGCAATCGGCAGCGATTTGCTGGCGATCACCGCCGCCACTTTCAGCGCTTCATCCAGCAGCTCGGCACTCGGCACGATCCGCGCGACGATGCCGCAACGTTCGGCTTCCACCGCGTCGATCAAACGGCCGCTCAGGCACATTTCCATGGCCTTGGCCTTGCCCACGGCGCGGGTCAGGCGCTGGGTGCCGCCCATGCCTGGGAGCACGCCGAGGTTGATTTCCGGCTGGCCGAATTTGGCGTTGTCGCCGGCCAGGATGAAGTCGCACATCAGCGCCAGTTCACAGCCACCGCCAAGGGCAAAACCGTTGACCGCCGCGATGATCGGCTTGCGGCGGTTGGCCACGCGGTCGCTGTCGCTGAACAGGTCGTCCATGTAGATCTGCGGGTAGGTCAGATCGGCCATTTCCTTGATGTCGGCGCCGGCGGCAAAGGCTTTGGTCGAGCCGGTGATGACGATGCAGCCGATGTTCGCGTCGGCTTCAAAACCATCCAGTGCGCGGTTCACTTCGCTGACCAGTTGCGCGTTGAGGGCATTCAGCGCCTGCGGGCGATTGAGGGTGATCAGGCCGACGCGGCCATGGGTTTCCAGCAAAATCGTTTCGTAACTCATGTGCAGATTCCTTCTCAAAGATTGCGCGAAATGACCATGCGCTGAATGTCGCTGGTGCCTTCGTAGATCTGGCAGACCCGCACGTCGCGGTAGATGCGCTCCAGCGGGAAGTCGTTGAGGTAACCGTAACCGCCGAGGGTTTGCAATGCCATCGAACAGACCTTCTCGGCCATTTCCGAGGCGAACAGTTTGGCCATCGACGCTTCGACCAGGGCCGGCTGACCGCTGTCGCGCAGGGCGGCGGCGTAATGCACCATCTGCCGCGCCACGGCGATCTGGGTCGCCATGTCCGCCAGACGGAACGCCACCGCCTGATGCTCGATGATCGGCTTGCCGAAGGTGTCACGTTCACGGGCGTAATCACGGGCCGCTTCGAACGCGGCGCGGGCCATGCCCACCGATTGCGAAGCGATGCCGACACGGCCGCCTTCGAGGTTGGCCAAGGCGATCTTGTAGCCCTCGCCCTCCTCGCCCAATCGGTTGGCCACCGGCACTTTCACGTCTTCGAACAGAATCTGACAGGTGTCCGAGGCGTGCTGGCCGAGTTTGTCCTCGATGCGGGCGACTTTGTAGCCCGGCGAGTCGGTCGGCACGATGAAGGCGCTGATCCCGCGCTTGCCGGCACTCGGGTCGGTGACGGCAAACACGATCACGATCCCGGCGTTCTGCCCGGAGGTGATGAACTGTTTGCAGCCGTTGAGCACGTAGTGATCGCCTTCAAGGCGTGCGCGGGTTTTGAGACTGCTGGCGTCGGAACCGGCCTGCGGTTCGGTCAACGCGAAAGCGCCAAGCATCTCGCCGCTGGCCAGCGGCTTGAGGAAGCGCTCGCGCTGATCGTCGTTGCCGAACTTGAGGATCGGCACGCAACCCACCGAGTTGTGCACGCTCATGATGGTCGAGCAGGCGCCGTCGCCGGCGGCGATTTCTTCCAGGGCCATGGCGTAGGCCAGGTAACCGGTGTCGCAACCGCCCCACTGCTCCGGCACCAGCATGCCGAAGAAGCCCAGCCCGGCCATTTCGCCGATGGCTTCTTTCGGGAATCGGTGCTCGCGATCCCACTCGGCGGCGAACGGTTTCAGCCGTTCCTCGGCAAACTGCCGGGCCATGTCGCGGATTTGTTGTTGGTCGTCATTGGGAATCATGGCAAATCCTTAACTCGGGTTCAGACGCACTCGACAGCCATCGCCGTGGCTTCGCCGCCGCCGATGCAGATCGCCGCGACGCCGCGTTTCAGGCCTTTCTGGCGCAGGGCCGAGAGCAAGGTCACCAGAATCCGCGCGCCTGAGGCACCGATCGGGTGGCCGAGGGCGCAGGCGCCGCCGTGGATGTTGAGCTTGTCGTGAGGAATTTCCAGGTGGGTCATCGCCGCCATGCCGACCACGGCGAAGGCTTCGTTGACCTCGAACAGATCGACCTGATCCAGCGACCAGCCGGTTTTCTTCATCAACTTCTTGATCGCGCCAATCGGTGCCACCGGGAACAGGCCCGGGGTGTCAGCGAAAGCTGCGTGGCCGTGAATCACCGCCAGTGGTTTCAGCCCCTGTTTCTGCGCTTGCGACTGGCGCATCAGCACCAGTGCGGCGGCGCCGTCGGAGATCGAACTGGAGTTGGCCGCGGTCACGGTGCCGCCCTCGCGGAACGCCGGTTTCAGCGAAGCGATCTTGTCCAGTTTGGCTTTTGGTGGTTGCTCGTCGTTGCTGATCACAACCTGTTCCTTGCCGACGGTCACGGTCAGCGGAACGATCTCGGCCTTGAAGCTGCCGTCCTTGATTGCCTGCTGGGCGCGGGTGGTCGAGGCGATGGCGAAAGCATCCTGAGCCTCGCGGCTGAAGTCGTTGGTTTCAGCGCAATCCTCGGCGAAGGTGCCCATCAGGCGGCCCTTGTCGTAGGCGTCTTCGAGGCCGTCGAGGAACATCGAATCCAGCACCCGGCCGTGGCCCATGCGGTAACCGGCACGGGCGCGATCCAGCAGATACGGCGCGTTGGACATGCTTTCCATGCCGCCGGCGATCACTACATCGGCGCTGCCGGCCAGCAACATGTCATGGGCCAGAATCGTGGTTTCCATGCCCGAGCCGCACATCTTGTTGACGGTGGTGCAGCGGGTGGATTTATCCAGCCCGGCGCCCAGCGCAGCCTGACGCGCAGGCGCCTGGCCGAGACCGGCCGGCAGTACGCAGCCGAACAGCACTTCATCGACCGCATCGGTAGCAACACCGGCGCGCTCGACCGCAGCCTTGATAGCAGCGGCACCCAGTTGCGGCGCGGTCAGGCTTTTCAATTCGCCTTGGAAGCCACCCATCGGGGTGCGGACGGCGCTGACGATGACAATCGGATCGTTGGAGATGGTCATGGGAAATCCTCCTTACTTGGCGGCCATGCGCAAGGCACCGTCGAGACGGATAACCTCGCCGTTGAGCATGCTGTTTTCAATGATATGCCGCACCAGCGCAGCATACTCGGCAGGCTTGCCCAGACGCGGCGGGAACGGTACGCCGGCGGCCAGCGAGTCGCGCACTTCCGGGGTCATGCCGGCCATCATCGGCGTTTCGAAAATGCCCGGGGCGATGGTCATCACGCGGATGCCGAAGCGCGCCAGTTCGCGGGCGGCAGGCAGGGTCAGGCTGGCGATCGCGCCTTTGGAGGCGGAATACGCGGCCTGGCCAATCTGACCGTCGAACGCCGCAACCGACGCGGTGTTGATGATCACGCCACGTTCGCCGTCAGCGTTGGCTTCGCTTTCGGCAATCGCCGCCGCTGCGAGGCGCAGCATGTTGAAGCTGCCGATCAGGTTGACGTTGATCACCTGCGCGAAACTGGACAAGGCGTGCGGACCGTTTTTGCCGAGGATCTTCTCGCCGCGAACGATACCGGCGCAGTTCACCAGACCATTCAGGCTGCCGAAAGCTTTTACCGTTGCCTGCACGGCGGCTTCGGCGGCGGCTTCGTTGCTGATATCGGCCAATACGCTCTGCGCGCCGAGGCGTTGGGCCTGGGCGGCAACGGCTTCGGCGTTCATGTCCACCAGCATCACTTTGGCGCCGGCGTTCACCAGCAACTCAGCGGTAGCGGCACCCAGGCCGGACGCGCCGCCGGTGACGATAAAAACCTTGTTCTCGATCTGCATGACTGTTTCCTTGGATTCAAGCTGAAACGTTGTTCGCCGCGGCCTCTTGAGCCTTGGCGATTTCCTGGTTGCGCAAGATAAAGCGCTGCAATTTGCCGCTCGGGGTTTTCGGCAATTCGCTGACAAATTCGATTTCACGAGGATACGAATGCGCGGCCAGACGCTTGCGCACGTGTTGGCGCAGTTCTTCGGCCAGCGCCGGCTCGGCGCGGTATTGCGGGTTGAGCACGACGAAAGCTTTGACCAGTTCGGTGCGCTCCGGATCGGGTTTGCCGACCACGGCGGCTTCGACCACGGCCGGGTGTTCGATCAGTGCGCTTTCCACGTCGAACGGGCCGACCCGGTAGCCGGAAGTGGTGATCACGTCATCGCTGCGGCCGACAAAGCTGATGCTGCCGTCCGGGTTCCACTCGACGGTGTCGCCGCTCAGGTAATAATCGCCGACGAATGCCTTGGTCGGCGCACCTTCGTAACCGGCGAACCAGCACATCGGCGATTGCTTGCGGTCGATGGCGAGGATGCCGGGCTGGCCGACGCCGAGTTCGTTGTACTGATCGTCGAGCACAACGATGCGATGACCCGGCGAAGCGAAACCGGCAGCGCCGAGGTGGATCGGATGTTCGAGGCCGTGGTGGTTGCACAGCACCATGCCCAGTTCGGTCTGGCCGTAGTGGTCGTGAATGACCACGCCGAGGTTGTCGGCGAACCAGCGGATCACTTCCGGATTCAACGGCTCGCCGGCGCTGCTGACGATGCGCAGCTTGCCCTTGATCGACTTGGCGAATTCATCGCCGCCGGCAATCAGCAGGCGATACGCCGTGGGCGAACCGGTGAGGTTGGTGATGCCGTACTTGTTGATCACCCGGCAGGTGCTTTCGAGGGTGAACGGGCCATCGTAGAACGTGATCGGATGGCCCATCGACAACGGGCCGGTCACGCCGAAATAGATGCCGTAGGCCCAGCCCGGATCGGCGACGTTCCAGAACGCATCTTCCGGGCGCAGATCCACGGCATCGCGGGTGTAGCTCTGGAACGCGACGACAGCCTTGAGCGGCACCGACAGCGCCTTCGACGGGCCGGTGGTGCCCGAGGTGAACATCAGCAGGAACGGGTCTTCGCCGGTCAGCATCACCGGTTCGCAGACACTGGAATGGTTGGGCAACTCGGCCCAGAAACTGAAATCGCCCCGGACGATGCCCTGGCCTTTCGGGCCGCCGACGGTGACCAGCGTCGGGCAGTCGGCGACTTCGCTGAGTTTTGGCCGGTTGGCGGCGTCAGTCACCACGACTTTGGCGCCGGAGCTGTTGAGGCGATGTTCGAGGGCTTTCGGGCCAAACGCGGTGAACAGCGGTTGATACACCGCGCCGATGCGCCAGGTGGCGAACACGGTGAT
The window above is part of the Pseudomonas fluorescens genome. Proteins encoded here:
- a CDS encoding enoyl-CoA hydratase, with the protein product MSYETILLETHGRVGLITLNRPQALNALNAQLVSEVNRALDGFEADANIGCIVITGSTKAFAAGADIKEMADLTYPQIYMDDLFSDSDRVANRRKPIIAAVNGFALGGGCELALMCDFILAGDNAKFGQPEINLGVLPGMGGTQRLTRAVGKAKAMEMCLSGRLIDAVEAERCGIVARIVPSAELLDEALKVAAVIASKSLPIAMMVKESVNRAFEVNLTEGVRFERRVFHAAFATQDQKEGMAAFVAKRPPEFQGK
- a CDS encoding acyl-CoA dehydrogenase, whose amino-acid sequence is MIPNDDQQQIRDMARQFAEERLKPFAAEWDREHRFPKEAIGEMAGLGFFGMLVPEQWGGCDTGYLAYAMALEEIAAGDGACSTIMSVHNSVGCVPILKFGNDDQRERFLKPLASGEMLGAFALTEPQAGSDASSLKTRARLEGDHYVLNGCKQFITSGQNAGIVIVFAVTDPSAGKRGISAFIVPTDSPGYKVARIEDKLGQHASDTCQILFEDVKVPVANRLGEEGEGYKIALANLEGGRVGIASQSVGMARAAFEAARDYARERDTFGKPIIEHQAVAFRLADMATQIAVARQMVHYAAALRDSGQPALVEASMAKLFASEMAEKVCSMALQTLGGYGYLNDFPLERIYRDVRVCQIYEGTSDIQRMVISRNL
- a CDS encoding acetyl-CoA C-acyltransferase, yielding MTISNDPIVIVSAVRTPMGGFQGELKSLTAPQLGAAAIKAAVERAGVATDAVDEVLFGCVLPAGLGQAPARQAALGAGLDKSTRCTTVNKMCGSGMETTILAHDMLLAGSADVVIAGGMESMSNAPYLLDRARAGYRMGHGRVLDSMFLDGLEDAYDKGRLMGTFAEDCAETNDFSREAQDAFAIASTTRAQQAIKDGSFKAEIVPLTVTVGKEQVVISNDEQPPKAKLDKIASLKPAFREGGTVTAANSSSISDGAAALVLMRQSQAQKQGLKPLAVIHGHAAFADTPGLFPVAPIGAIKKLMKKTGWSLDQVDLFEVNEAFAVVGMAAMTHLEIPHDKLNIHGGACALGHPIGASGARILVTLLSALRQKGLKRGVAAICIGGGEATAMAVECV
- a CDS encoding SDR family NAD(P)-dependent oxidoreductase, with product MQIENKVFIVTGGASGLGAATAELLVNAGAKVMLVDMNAEAVAAQAQRLGAQSVLADISNEAAAEAAVQATVKAFGSLNGLVNCAGIVRGEKILGKNGPHALSSFAQVINVNLIGSFNMLRLAAAAIAESEANADGERGVIINTASVAAFDGQIGQAAYSASKGAIASLTLPAARELARFGIRVMTIAPGIFETPMMAGMTPEVRDSLAAGVPFPPRLGKPAEYAALVRHIIENSMLNGEVIRLDGALRMAAK
- a CDS encoding AMP-binding protein; translated protein: MRDYLSATAQFDYQHTVDAALSGTLEALNACVECCDRHALPGRIALFWEGRDGASATYTFSDLQDKAARFANFLLAQGVQKGDKVAGLLPRNIELLITVFATWRIGAVYQPLFTAFGPKALEHRLNSSGAKVVVTDAANRPKLSEVADCPTLVTVGGPKGQGIVRGDFSFWAELPNHSSVCEPVMLTGEDPFLLMFTSGTTGPSKALSVPLKAVVAFQSYTRDAVDLRPEDAFWNVADPGWAYGIYFGVTGPLSMGHPITFYDGPFTLESTCRVINKYGITNLTGSPTAYRLLIAGGDEFAKSIKGKLRIVSSAGEPLNPEVIRWFADNLGVVIHDHYGQTELGMVLCNHHGLEHPIHLGAAGFASPGHRIVVLDDQYNELGVGQPGILAIDRKQSPMCWFAGYEGAPTKAFVGDYYLSGDTVEWNPDGSISFVGRSDDVITTSGYRVGPFDVESALIEHPAVVEAAVVGKPDPERTELVKAFVVLNPQYRAEPALAEELRQHVRKRLAAHSYPREIEFVSELPKTPSGKLQRFILRNQEIAKAQEAAANNVSA